One genomic region from Cucumis melo cultivar AY chromosome 9, USDA_Cmelo_AY_1.0, whole genome shotgun sequence encodes:
- the LOC103501634 gene encoding dolichyl-diphosphooligosaccharide--protein glycosyltransferase subunit 4A — protein sequence MIDDQELGFLANFLGIFIFALVIAYHYVTADPKYEGN from the coding sequence ATGATTGACGATCAGGAGTTAGGTTTTCTTGCCAATTTCCTCGGCATTTTTATCTTTGCTTTAGTGATTGCCTACCATTACGTTACGGCTGATCCGAAATATGAAGGCAACTGA